The Thermothelomyces thermophilus ATCC 42464 chromosome 7, complete sequence genome window below encodes:
- a CDS encoding glycoside hydrolase family 27 protein (CAZy_ID 267865): MKYARNSFLVALYWPRVAKALDNGVGLTPHMGWSSWNVAQCDAASAKYALDTAEKFISLGLKDLGYEYINIDDCWSLKSRDENGKLVPDPGKWPDGIKPVADRIHDLGLKFGLYGCAGQKTCAGYPGSDGDKYAASDVSQLVEWGVDFWKYDNCYTPCLDNPPPQTCQRPAGNSQEWYAPMRDAILGVQETRKIHFNLCNWGRDDVWGWGDDYGHSWRMSVDNWGDWESVERIGSAAADIAEYSGPGGFNDLDMLYLGSPKLNANEERLHFGLWAIAKSPLVLGLDLATISNATLDIIRNKGIIDINQDRLGKAATTFTPPGRPGPESESGRIYPYWAGPLSDGVVIGLCAGSSAGTYAVDFRDVPGLGDGSYSWEEMYTGQTGTGTGVSFDIDLHDMRVIKVKTAGTKGGRAAEL; the protein is encoded by the exons ATGAAGTACGCGCGCAACAGTTTCCTCGTGGCCCTGTATTGGCCGCGAGTCGCCAAGGCCTTGGATAATGGGGTCGGCTTGACGCCTCACATGGGATGGAGCAGCTGG AATGTCGCCCAGTGCGATGCTGCCTCGGCCAAGTATGCCCTCGACACGGCCGAGAAGTTTATTTCGCTCGGGCTCAAGGACCTCGGGTACGAAT ACATCAACATTGACGACTGCTGGTCGCTCAAGTCTCGCGACGAGAACGGGAAGCTTGTGCCCGATCCGGGCAAATGGCCCGACGGCATCAAACCCGTCGCCGATCGGATCCACGACCTGGGGCTCAAGTTTGGTCTGTACGGCTGTGCCGGCCAGAAGACCTGCGCCGGTTACCCCGGGAGCGACGGGGATAAGTACGCGGCCTCGGATGTCTCTCAGCTGGTCGAGTGGGGAGTCGATTTTTG GAAGTATGACAACTGCTACACCCCCTGCTTGGACAACCCACCGCCGCAAACCTGCCAGAGACCGGCGGGAAACAGCCAAGAGTGGTACGCCCCGATGCGGGATGCCATCCTGGGCGTCCAGGAGACGCGCAAGATCCACTTCAACCTCTGCAACTGGGGACGTGACGACGTCTGGGGGTGGGGCGATGACTACGGACACTCGTGGCG GATGAGCGTCGACAACTGGGGAGACTGGGAGAGCGTCGAGCGGATCGGCAGCGCGGCGGCCGACATTGCCGAGTACAGCGGGCCGGGCGGGTTCAACGACCTCGACATGCTGTACCTCGGGTCGCCGAAGCTTAACGCCAACGAGGAGCGCCTCCACTTCGGCCTCTGGGCCATCGCCAAGTCGCCCCTCGTGCTGGGGCTCGACCTCGCCACCATCTCGAACGCGACGCTCGACATCATTCGCAACAAGGGCATCATCGACATCAACCAGGACAGGCTGGGCAAGGCCGCTACCACCTTCACCCCGCCCGGCCGGCCCGGCCCGGAGAGCGAGAGCGGCAGGATCTACCCGTACTGGGCCGGCCCGCTCAGCGACGGCGTCGTCATCGGCCTCTGCGCCGGCTCCTCGGCGGGGACCTACGCCGTCGACTTCAGGGACGTCCCGGGCCTCGGGGACGGCAGCTACTCGTGGGAGGAGATGTACACGGGCCagaccggcaccggcaccggcgtcTCGTTCGACATTGACCTCCACGACATGCGGGTCATCAAGGTGAAGACGGCGGGCACGAAAGGAGGACGGGCGGCAGAACTTTGA